In Vibrio diazotrophicus, the following proteins share a genomic window:
- the hutU gene encoding urocanate hydratase has product MTQHQNQGSRLDTSRTIRAPHGTTLRAKSWLTEAPLRMLMNNLDPDVAEHPHALVVYGGIGRAARNWECYDKIVEVLERLEEDQTLVVQSGKPVGVFPTHKNAPRVLIANSNLVPHWANWEHFNKLDKEGLMMYGQMTAGSWIYIGSQGIVQGTYETFVAVAKKHFNGEAKGRWVLTGGLGGMGGAQPLAATMAGFSMIAVECDESRIDYRLRTRYVDKKATSLDEALAIINESDEPVSVGLLGNAADIFQKLVDRNITPDVVTDQTSAHDPLNGYLPQGWSMEYAAEMRNSDEAKVVKAAKASMAVQVRAMLELQARGAATLDYGNNIRQMALEEGVENAFDFPGFVPAYIRPLFCEGIGPFRWAALSGDPEDIYKTDQKVKELIPDNPHLHNWLDMARERISFQGLPARICWVGLKDRERLGQAFNEMVKNGELKAPIVIGRDHLDSGSVASPNRETEGMMDGSDAVSDWPLLNALLNTAGGATWVSLHHGGGVGMGFSQHSGMVICCDGTQDASERIARVLHNDPATGVMRHADAGYDIAKRCAKEQKLDLPMLNEELAKLK; this is encoded by the coding sequence ATGACGCAGCACCAAAACCAAGGTTCACGTCTTGATACTAGCCGCACTATTCGTGCACCACACGGAACCACACTTCGTGCAAAATCTTGGTTAACTGAAGCGCCGCTTCGTATGTTGATGAACAACTTAGACCCAGATGTAGCCGAACACCCACATGCACTTGTGGTTTATGGTGGTATCGGCCGCGCTGCGCGTAACTGGGAATGTTACGACAAAATCGTTGAAGTTCTAGAGCGCCTAGAAGAAGACCAAACTTTGGTTGTTCAATCAGGTAAACCTGTGGGTGTGTTCCCTACACACAAAAATGCCCCACGCGTACTGATTGCAAACTCAAACCTTGTTCCTCACTGGGCAAACTGGGAGCACTTCAACAAGCTGGATAAAGAAGGCTTGATGATGTACGGACAAATGACCGCAGGTTCTTGGATCTACATCGGTTCACAAGGCATCGTCCAAGGTACTTACGAGACTTTCGTTGCGGTTGCTAAAAAGCACTTCAACGGCGAAGCAAAAGGTCGTTGGGTTCTGACTGGCGGTCTTGGCGGTATGGGTGGTGCTCAGCCTCTAGCGGCGACCATGGCTGGTTTCTCTATGATCGCTGTTGAATGTGATGAATCACGTATCGATTACCGACTACGTACACGTTACGTTGATAAGAAAGCAACAAGCCTAGATGAAGCATTAGCGATCATCAACGAATCTGATGAGCCAGTATCTGTCGGTCTACTAGGTAACGCTGCGGATATTTTCCAAAAGTTGGTTGATCGCAACATCACACCAGACGTAGTAACAGACCAAACGTCTGCACACGACCCGCTAAATGGCTACCTACCACAAGGTTGGAGCATGGAATACGCTGCTGAAATGCGTAACAGCGACGAAGCAAAAGTAGTGAAAGCAGCAAAAGCATCAATGGCGGTACAAGTACGTGCAATGCTTGAGCTACAAGCTCGCGGCGCTGCGACTCTGGACTACGGCAACAACATCCGTCAAATGGCGTTGGAAGAAGGCGTAGAAAACGCATTCGACTTCCCAGGTTTCGTTCCAGCTTATATCCGCCCACTATTCTGTGAAGGTATTGGTCCATTCCGTTGGGCTGCGCTGTCTGGTGACCCAGAAGATATCTACAAAACAGACCAAAAAGTTAAAGAACTGATCCCAGATAACCCTCACCTACACAACTGGCTGGATATGGCTCGTGAGCGCATCAGCTTCCAAGGCCTACCAGCTCGTATCTGTTGGGTTGGTCTGAAAGATCGTGAGCGTCTAGGTCAGGCATTTAACGAAATGGTGAAGAATGGCGAACTTAAAGCCCCTATCGTCATTGGTCGTGACCATCTAGACTCAGGTTCAGTAGCAAGCCCTAACCGTGAAACCGAAGGTATGATGGATGGTTCAGATGCGGTTTCTGACTGGCCACTACTGAACGCACTGCTTAACACGGCAGGCGGCGCAACTTGGGTTTCTCTGCACCACGGTGGTGGCGTAGGCATGGGTTTCTCTCAACATTCTGGTATGGTGATTTGTTGTGACGGTACTCAAGACGCTTCTGAGCGTATCGCTCGCGTTCTTCACAACGACCCAGCAACGGGTGTTATGCGTCACGCAGATGCCGGTTACGATATCGCAAAACGCTGTGCAAAAGAGCAAAAACTTGACCTACCAATGCTCAATGAAGAGCTGGCTAAACTGAAGTAA
- the hutI gene encoding imidazolonepropionase — protein sequence MELVLTNARIASMEAGTEGYQPSQPKTIVIKNGRIEAITNQSVDTIHSFVVDCTGKLVTPGLIDAHTHLIFEGNRANEFEMRLQGVPYQTIAAQGGGILSTVNATRKASICQLVETALPRLDGLLQSGVTSVEVKSGYGLTLEDEIKMLKAAKELEQHRRIKITTTLLAAHALPPEYKDRPDDYIEHICQKIIPLVAEQELATSVDVFCESIGFNLEQTEKVFRSAIEHGLKVKGHTEQLSNLGGTALTARYNGLSADHIEYLDEQGVEALAQSGTVAMLLPGAFYFLRETQKPPIELLRQHKVPMALATDINPGTSPFADLTLMMNMGCTLFGLTPEESLRGVTCHAAKALGYGDSRGQVSVGFDADLSIWNIDHPADLSYQVGVPRLYARIVDGAICND from the coding sequence ATGGAACTCGTTTTAACTAACGCTCGCATCGCCAGCATGGAAGCTGGAACCGAAGGCTACCAACCAAGTCAGCCGAAAACGATCGTCATCAAGAATGGACGTATTGAAGCCATTACCAATCAAAGCGTCGATACGATACATAGCTTTGTGGTTGATTGCACAGGTAAGCTGGTTACTCCGGGTCTTATTGATGCTCATACCCACCTTATCTTTGAAGGTAATCGCGCCAATGAATTCGAAATGCGTCTGCAAGGTGTGCCTTATCAGACCATCGCAGCGCAAGGTGGCGGTATTCTTTCTACCGTTAACGCCACACGTAAAGCTTCAATTTGCCAGTTAGTGGAAACGGCTCTGCCAAGATTAGACGGACTGCTGCAAAGTGGTGTCACTTCTGTTGAAGTGAAATCTGGTTATGGCCTGACACTGGAAGATGAAATTAAGATGCTGAAAGCCGCGAAAGAGCTTGAGCAGCATCGTCGAATAAAAATCACAACAACGTTACTGGCGGCTCACGCACTCCCTCCTGAATATAAAGACCGCCCAGACGATTACATCGAGCATATCTGCCAAAAGATAATCCCTCTGGTTGCAGAGCAAGAGCTCGCCACCAGCGTGGATGTGTTCTGTGAGTCGATTGGCTTTAATCTAGAGCAGACCGAAAAAGTATTCCGCAGCGCTATCGAGCATGGCTTAAAGGTGAAAGGTCACACAGAGCAGCTTTCTAACCTCGGCGGAACAGCTTTAACCGCTCGCTATAACGGCTTATCCGCAGACCATATTGAATATCTTGATGAACAGGGTGTTGAAGCACTGGCACAGTCGGGCACGGTTGCAATGCTGCTTCCTGGCGCATTCTATTTCCTACGCGAAACGCAAAAGCCACCGATTGAACTGCTTCGCCAACATAAGGTTCCTATGGCTTTGGCTACGGATATCAACCCAGGCACCTCTCCCTTTGCAGACTTAACGCTGATGATGAATATGGGCTGCACTCTGTTTGGATTAACACCTGAAGAGAGTTTGCGTGGTGTGACTTGCCATGCAGCAAAAGCTCTGGGTTATGGCGATTCTCGCGGTCAGGTTTCTGTTGGTTTCGACGCTGACCTATCCATCTGGAACATCGATCACCCTGCAGATCTCAGTTACCAAGTGGGCGTACCACGCTTGTACGCTCGCATCGTGGATGGCGCCATCTGCAACGACTAA
- the hutC gene encoding histidine utilization repressor, which translates to MSSSPLYTQIKHYILDKINSGHWPVGHRISTELELTEQFNVSRMTVNKAIRDLVSEGKLQRRPRLGTFVCVPEEKAESPLLDIRNIADEVLSRGKQYHSKVLQQRAIVADENVAIKLGIMVGSNVFYSEILHYANDTPLQLEIRWVNSRYAPNYLEQDFSQITPNQYLSANCPLSAIEHTVEAIVPDSHIKASLELSSNEPCLLLNRRTWSEDKLVSSALLYHPGSKYKLTSKVLLNEK; encoded by the coding sequence ATGTCTTCATCACCACTTTATACACAGATCAAACACTATATTCTCGACAAGATTAATTCTGGTCATTGGCCTGTTGGTCACCGCATCAGTACTGAACTTGAACTGACCGAGCAATTTAATGTCAGCCGTATGACGGTGAATAAAGCGATCCGAGATTTGGTGTCTGAAGGTAAACTGCAACGCCGCCCTCGCCTAGGTACTTTTGTGTGTGTACCTGAAGAGAAAGCTGAATCACCCCTGTTAGATATCCGCAATATTGCTGACGAAGTATTAAGCCGTGGTAAGCAATACCACAGTAAGGTTTTACAACAACGTGCTATCGTTGCTGATGAAAATGTCGCGATAAAGTTAGGCATTATGGTCGGCAGCAATGTGTTTTACAGTGAAATTCTGCATTACGCCAATGACACACCATTGCAACTTGAAATCCGTTGGGTAAACAGTCGTTATGCGCCGAATTATCTCGAACAGGATTTTTCGCAAATCACCCCTAACCAATACCTGTCAGCGAACTGTCCGTTAAGCGCTATCGAGCACACCGTTGAAGCTATCGTTCCTGATAGCCACATCAAAGCCTCTCTGGAACTGAGCAGCAATGAGCCGTGTTTACTTCTTAACCGTCGCACTTGGAGTGAAGACAAGTTGGTTAGCTCTGCACTTCTCTACCATCCGGGTTCAAAATATAAACTCACGTCAAAGGTTTTATTAAACGAGAAATAA
- the yqfB gene encoding N(4)-acetylcytidine aminohydrolase has translation MQFPTTMTFFARFEADILSGKKVITIRDESEKDYQPGSVVDVSTLEEGRWFCRLKIKSVDPVLFSDLNEFHAEQENMTLPQLKQVINDIYPGIESLYVIQYELVE, from the coding sequence ATGCAATTTCCTACCACAATGACATTTTTCGCCCGTTTTGAAGCCGATATTCTCTCAGGCAAAAAAGTAATTACTATTCGTGATGAAAGTGAAAAAGACTATCAACCCGGTTCAGTGGTTGATGTAAGCACATTGGAAGAGGGGCGTTGGTTCTGCCGTTTAAAGATTAAGTCAGTTGACCCCGTACTGTTTTCTGATCTCAATGAATTTCACGCTGAGCAGGAGAACATGACTTTGCCTCAGTTAAAGCAAGTGATTAATGATATTTATCCGGGAATTGAATCGTTGTACGTGATCCAATACGAGCTAGTGGAATAA
- a CDS encoding HI1450 family dsDNA-mimic protein has protein sequence MSELISLDDAIEAAYDIFLEMAPDNLEPVDVILFTAQFDDRGAAEVVEIGDDWVEQVGFEFDKETYAEVRIGLVNEDNDELDDVFARMLISLDPDHKACHMMWKRD, from the coding sequence ATGTCTGAATTGATCTCATTAGACGACGCAATCGAAGCTGCATACGACATTTTCTTAGAAATGGCTCCTGACAATCTGGAACCCGTTGATGTGATTCTGTTCACCGCTCAATTTGATGATCGCGGTGCAGCAGAAGTCGTAGAAATTGGCGACGACTGGGTAGAACAAGTAGGTTTTGAATTTGATAAAGAAACTTACGCGGAAGTCCGTATTGGCCTCGTCAATGAAGACAATGATGAACTGGATGACGTATTCGCACGAATGCTCATCAGCCTCGATCCAGACCATAAAGCTTGTCATATGATGTGGAAACGCGATTAA
- the yeiP gene encoding elongation factor P-like protein YeiP has protein sequence MPKASELKKGFAIVSNGKTLLIKDIEVTTPGGRGGSKIYKLRCTDLNTGARVDERYKSDDFLDTVDMNKRNISFSYVDGDEYIFMDNEDYSQFNFKKADIEEECLFITEEIQGMQVVLVDGKPVAIELPSSVEMVIEETDPSIKGASASARSKPARFATGLTVQVPEYIASGERVVINTTERKFMSRA, from the coding sequence ATGCCAAAGGCAAGTGAACTTAAAAAAGGTTTTGCGATCGTATCAAACGGCAAAACATTACTAATCAAAGATATCGAAGTAACAACACCGGGTGGCCGTGGTGGTTCTAAGATCTACAAACTACGTTGTACAGATCTAAACACTGGCGCTCGTGTTGATGAGCGTTACAAGTCAGACGACTTCCTAGATACCGTTGACATGAACAAACGTAACATCTCTTTTTCTTACGTTGATGGCGACGAGTACATCTTCATGGACAATGAAGATTACTCTCAATTCAACTTCAAGAAAGCAGACATCGAAGAAGAGTGCTTGTTCATCACTGAAGAAATTCAAGGTATGCAAGTTGTGCTTGTTGATGGCAAACCTGTTGCTATCGAACTGCCTTCTTCTGTTGAAATGGTTATCGAAGAAACTGACCCTTCAATCAAAGGTGCTTCAGCTTCAGCTCGTTCTAAACCAGCACGTTTTGCTACTGGTTTAACTGTTCAAGTTCCAGAATACATCGCTAGTGGCGAGCGCGTTGTTATCAACACGACTGAACGTAAGTTCATGAGCCGAGCATAA
- a CDS encoding nucleotidyltransferase domain-containing protein, protein MTLMVIDPKQPFQPEFQPAVDDLVRFLRAGVGDALHSIYLYGSVARKTAVAGQSNMDVVIVTKRPFEDRKVTLLNTIRWRFQKSFPFITDVNIKTALVDEIATLDSIFTWGFMLRHCCVCVYGDNLAECFGDFEPSWEIAKHWNMDISDWVPALRAKIVKANTPQEQLKAQKQMAKKLLRASYSLVMYKDKKWFDDPVECGQNFLRYHPEMKLEVDRLGLLLKDRVIPKRSVIGLLDSFGPWLVQQYQKTEFRIG, encoded by the coding sequence ATGACGCTTATGGTTATTGACCCTAAACAGCCTTTTCAACCTGAGTTCCAACCCGCTGTTGACGACTTAGTTCGTTTCTTACGCGCGGGAGTGGGGGACGCATTGCACAGTATCTATCTGTACGGCAGTGTTGCGAGGAAAACAGCAGTAGCGGGTCAGTCAAATATGGACGTGGTGATTGTTACCAAACGACCTTTTGAAGATCGTAAAGTGACTTTGCTTAATACGATTCGCTGGCGATTCCAAAAGAGCTTCCCGTTTATAACCGATGTCAATATCAAGACGGCTCTGGTCGACGAGATAGCTACCTTAGACAGCATTTTTACTTGGGGTTTTATGCTCAGACACTGTTGTGTCTGTGTTTACGGCGACAACTTGGCGGAATGTTTTGGCGATTTTGAACCGAGCTGGGAAATCGCCAAGCACTGGAATATGGATATCTCGGATTGGGTACCAGCACTTCGCGCTAAAATAGTGAAAGCCAATACACCTCAAGAGCAGCTAAAAGCACAAAAGCAGATGGCGAAAAAACTGCTGAGAGCAAGTTACTCTCTTGTTATGTACAAAGATAAGAAGTGGTTTGATGATCCTGTCGAGTGTGGTCAGAACTTCCTCCGCTACCATCCCGAAATGAAGCTAGAAGTTGACCGCTTAGGTCTGCTATTGAAAGACCGAGTTATCCCCAAGCGCTCTGTGATTGGCTTGCTGGATAGCTTTGGACCTTGGTTGGTTCAGCAGTATCAAAAAACGGAATTTCGCATCGGTTAA
- a CDS encoding EAL domain-containing protein, translating into MHAIRQGMIWLIPCLMLSSLALFVACIAEFYIGSRPTWVQAFYDMNSAVGDVFPYLMTATISYLLAMQWRIPRPPMALLSILYLVISASLIKTDSTLEMLYIVMAIVTPLYAIPLIAYLFSLKALHVTSSESAGAMVKESLNLVLPAIITLAMVILVNFVILKGLSLFSFDNLLTFDYANNPYIFGSVFAVLNSTLWFLGIHGYYALLPMVELLQQASDLTYSTVAAGGTAPYVMNLSFMGTFVFIGGSGSTLSLVIALLLFSRQKTLRLIAIASIPIGLINVNEILLFGLPIIFNPRLFLPFLLAPLANVIIGLTAVNLGWVPIPSVSVPFNAPVLVNALIATHGDWHSVALQALNLAVGILIYLPAVKATNKVLGEREIRIASLDTTYMRRQEEAKTLTDDPIILAQQKEHHQARVEKQIQNMSQKEFCLEYQPQVAKHSGAVVGCEALVRAMDDQGNLLPPSSFLPWLESAGLMKDMDLWVFKRVAKDIVYWNQLGIYVPVSVNITPHTLVDDEYLEKIISAIGEVSDQIHVEITEETLLVEEQALQRALERLHAMKVKIYIDDFGTGYSSLSYLNRFDIDAIKIDRSFVLALDTQRGRKVFASLQSVATELDLAVVVEGVETQQQLDAITDHPNLSIQGWLFSRSLKPEDFINYVQTSPPKTQA; encoded by the coding sequence ATGCATGCCATTCGACAGGGTATGATTTGGCTAATTCCCTGTTTGATGCTCTCTTCGCTCGCTCTTTTTGTCGCTTGTATCGCTGAGTTCTACATCGGAAGTCGCCCGACATGGGTACAAGCTTTCTATGACATGAACAGCGCGGTCGGTGATGTCTTTCCCTATCTGATGACGGCAACGATATCTTACTTGCTTGCAATGCAGTGGCGAATTCCCAGACCACCGATGGCTTTGTTGAGCATTCTTTATCTGGTGATTAGCGCTTCGTTGATCAAAACCGATAGCACGCTTGAAATGCTCTATATTGTTATGGCAATCGTGACGCCGCTATACGCTATCCCTTTGATTGCCTATCTGTTTTCTCTCAAAGCTTTGCATGTTACTTCATCAGAAAGCGCTGGTGCCATGGTGAAGGAATCGCTAAACCTTGTGCTGCCTGCAATCATTACCTTGGCGATGGTGATACTGGTGAACTTTGTCATTCTCAAAGGACTGTCGCTTTTTTCTTTCGATAATCTGCTGACCTTCGATTATGCCAATAATCCTTATATCTTTGGCTCCGTGTTTGCAGTGTTAAATTCAACCTTGTGGTTTTTGGGTATTCATGGCTATTACGCCTTACTGCCCATGGTTGAGTTATTACAACAAGCCAGCGACTTAACTTATTCCACGGTAGCGGCAGGAGGCACTGCGCCTTATGTTATGAACCTGTCGTTTATGGGCACATTTGTATTTATTGGCGGAAGTGGCTCGACCTTGTCTTTGGTGATTGCTCTACTGTTGTTTTCCAGACAAAAAACACTGCGTCTTATAGCGATAGCGAGCATCCCCATCGGTTTAATCAACGTGAATGAGATTTTGCTATTTGGTTTACCCATCATCTTTAACCCTCGTCTGTTTTTACCATTTTTATTGGCTCCACTGGCGAATGTCATCATCGGTTTAACCGCGGTTAATCTTGGTTGGGTGCCAATTCCTTCCGTCTCTGTGCCTTTTAACGCTCCAGTGTTGGTCAATGCACTGATCGCCACTCACGGTGATTGGCACTCTGTGGCTTTACAGGCTCTTAATCTTGCGGTGGGAATTTTGATTTATCTGCCTGCGGTAAAAGCGACCAATAAGGTGTTGGGTGAACGAGAGATTCGTATTGCCTCACTCGACACTACCTATATGCGCCGTCAGGAAGAAGCCAAAACGTTAACGGATGATCCAATTATCCTTGCACAGCAAAAAGAGCATCATCAAGCGCGTGTTGAAAAACAAATCCAGAACATGAGCCAAAAAGAGTTTTGTTTGGAGTATCAACCTCAGGTTGCAAAACATAGCGGTGCGGTAGTCGGTTGTGAGGCGCTGGTAAGAGCGATGGATGACCAAGGAAATCTGTTACCACCGAGCAGTTTTCTGCCTTGGTTAGAAAGCGCCGGATTGATGAAAGATATGGATTTGTGGGTATTCAAACGAGTGGCAAAAGACATAGTGTATTGGAACCAATTGGGCATTTATGTGCCTGTGAGCGTTAATATCACTCCCCACACATTGGTTGATGATGAGTATCTGGAGAAAATTATCTCTGCGATTGGTGAGGTCAGTGATCAGATCCACGTTGAAATTACCGAAGAGACATTGCTGGTGGAAGAACAAGCGCTGCAACGTGCATTAGAACGTCTGCACGCTATGAAAGTGAAAATCTACATTGATGATTTTGGTACGGGTTACTCGTCGCTTAGCTATCTCAATCGCTTTGATATTGATGCGATCAAAATTGACCGCTCGTTTGTGCTGGCTTTGGATACGCAAAGAGGGAGAAAGGTCTTTGCCAGTTTGCAATCTGTCGCTACAGAGCTTGATTTAGCGGTTGTGGTTGAAGGGGTAGAAACCCAGCAGCAGTTAGATGCTATTACCGATCACCCGAACTTATCCATTCAAGGCTGGTTGTTCAGCCGTTCTTTGAAGCCTGAGGATTTTATCAACTACGTACAAACCTCTCCTCCCAAAACACAAGCCTAG
- a CDS encoding DNA polymerase II — protein sequence MTIQQGFLLTRQSRDIQGKTHIELWLATDSGPTQLIIKDEKPVFFLEQTSVEQANQLLAANKLSANIRNLEMLSFEQQPLAACYCDTIQQANALKTLFEQADILILESDIKLADRFLMERFIQGGITFTGDFTRYPNYQRVFNAKCKAGDYTPKLKVVSLDLECSEKGILYSIGLDSPMDSRVIMIGEPQDAETNIQWVSSEYELLQALCAWFEQYDPDVIVGWSVIDFDFRLLHKRAEWHNMKLMLGRGNQPSFFRSASQTQQGFITIPGRVVLDGIDTLKTATYQFRSWSLESVSQELLGEGKDIHNVHDRMDEINRMYRHDKPSLAKYNLQDCVLVNKIFQHTHLLDFAIERSKLTGVELDRIGGSVAAFTNLYLPQLHRAGYAAPNLHSENWLASPGGYVMDSLPGLYDSVLVLDFKSLYPSIIRSFLIDPLGLIEGLKLEIGNGDDQAVPGFRGGQFHRSKHFLPQMIENLWAARDIAKKNNDKAFSQAIKIIMNSFYGVLGSSGCRFFDTRLASSITMRGHEIMKQTKVLVEEQGYQVIYGDTDSTFVSLGHEHSQADADEIGKKLVAHINQWWTSHLKQNYALTSKLEIEYETHYRKFLMPTIRGSETGSKKRYAGLIGEGDQERMVFKGLESARTDWTPLAQRFQHTLYSMIFHGESPDSYVRQVVEDTLAGKFDDELVYQKRLRRKLHEYQKNVPPQVRAARMADEINAQLGRPLQYQNRGRIEYMMTLNGPEPKEYLKSRIDYQHYIDKQLKPVADAILPFVGLQFEAISLPQLGLF from the coding sequence TTGACTATTCAGCAAGGCTTTCTGCTTACAAGGCAATCACGAGACATACAAGGTAAAACTCACATCGAGCTTTGGCTTGCTACGGACTCAGGGCCGACTCAATTAATCATCAAAGATGAAAAGCCGGTGTTTTTTCTTGAGCAAACGTCTGTAGAGCAGGCAAATCAACTTCTTGCAGCAAACAAACTCTCCGCAAACATTCGTAACCTTGAAATGTTGTCGTTTGAACAACAACCGTTGGCGGCCTGCTATTGCGACACAATTCAACAAGCCAATGCCTTAAAGACACTGTTTGAACAAGCAGACATCCTGATTCTTGAGTCGGATATCAAACTGGCTGATCGTTTTCTTATGGAACGATTCATCCAAGGCGGTATTACCTTTACCGGTGATTTCACACGCTACCCGAACTATCAGAGAGTCTTCAACGCCAAGTGTAAAGCGGGAGATTACACGCCAAAGCTGAAAGTAGTTTCGTTGGATTTAGAGTGTTCTGAGAAAGGCATTCTCTATTCTATTGGTCTAGATAGCCCGATGGATAGCCGCGTTATCATGATCGGCGAACCGCAAGATGCAGAGACCAATATTCAGTGGGTATCAAGCGAATATGAATTGCTGCAAGCATTGTGTGCTTGGTTTGAACAATATGATCCAGACGTTATTGTCGGCTGGAGTGTTATCGATTTTGACTTTCGACTGCTGCACAAGCGAGCGGAGTGGCACAACATGAAGCTGATGCTCGGCAGAGGCAATCAGCCGAGCTTTTTCCGCAGCGCGAGCCAAACTCAACAAGGGTTTATTACCATACCTGGACGTGTGGTCTTGGATGGTATAGATACGCTGAAAACCGCCACGTATCAGTTTCGTTCTTGGTCGCTAGAATCGGTTTCTCAGGAGCTGCTTGGCGAAGGCAAAGACATTCACAATGTTCACGATCGTATGGATGAAATTAACCGTATGTATCGGCACGACAAGCCTTCACTAGCAAAATACAACTTACAAGACTGCGTGCTGGTAAATAAGATTTTCCAGCACACTCACCTACTCGATTTCGCTATTGAGCGCTCAAAACTGACTGGCGTTGAATTGGATCGCATCGGTGGTTCTGTTGCCGCATTTACCAACTTATATCTTCCACAGCTACATCGTGCTGGCTACGCCGCACCAAACTTACATTCAGAAAACTGGTTAGCAAGTCCGGGCGGCTATGTTATGGATTCCCTGCCAGGGTTATATGACTCTGTGCTGGTGCTGGATTTTAAAAGTCTATATCCATCGATTATTCGCTCATTCCTAATAGACCCATTAGGTTTAATCGAAGGTCTAAAATTGGAAATAGGTAATGGCGATGACCAAGCTGTACCGGGTTTTCGTGGTGGTCAATTCCACCGCAGCAAACATTTTCTACCACAGATGATTGAAAACCTGTGGGCTGCCAGAGATATTGCCAAGAAGAACAACGACAAAGCCTTCTCTCAAGCGATTAAAATCATCATGAACTCTTTCTATGGTGTATTGGGTTCTTCAGGTTGCCGTTTCTTCGATACTCGCCTTGCTTCCAGCATTACCATGCGCGGTCATGAAATCATGAAACAGACCAAAGTTCTGGTTGAGGAGCAAGGTTACCAAGTGATTTATGGCGATACGGACTCAACCTTTGTCTCACTTGGGCATGAGCACAGCCAAGCTGATGCGGACGAAATCGGTAAAAAGCTGGTCGCTCATATTAACCAGTGGTGGACATCGCATTTAAAGCAGAACTATGCGCTTACCTCTAAATTGGAAATCGAATACGAAACTCACTATCGCAAATTTTTGATGCCGACGATCCGCGGCTCAGAAACTGGCTCTAAAAAACGCTATGCAGGCCTGATTGGTGAGGGTGACCAAGAGCGAATGGTATTCAAAGGACTTGAAAGTGCCAGAACCGATTGGACACCACTCGCACAGCGCTTTCAACACACCTTATACTCAATGATTTTCCACGGCGAAAGCCCTGATAGCTATGTTCGTCAAGTCGTTGAAGATACCCTTGCGGGTAAATTTGATGATGAACTGGTCTATCAGAAACGTTTGCGCAGAAAACTTCATGAGTATCAGAAAAACGTGCCACCACAAGTACGTGCAGCCCGCATGGCTGATGAGATCAACGCTCAGTTAGGCAGACCGTTACAGTATCAAAACCGTGGAAGAATAGAATATATGATGACTCTCAACGGCCCAGAGCCAAAAGAGTACCTAAAAAGCCGCATTGATTATCAGCACTACATTGATAAGCAGCTAAAGCCTGTCGCGGATGCAATTTTGCCCTTTGTCGGTTTGCAGTTCGAAGCCATTAGTCTGCCGCAGTTAGGGCTCTTCTAA
- the uvrY gene encoding UvrY/SirA/GacA family response regulator transcription factor: protein MISVFLVDDHELVRTGIRRIIEDVRGMNIAGEADSGEEAVKWCRNNHADVVLMDMNMPGIGGLEATKKILRVNPDVKIIVLTVHTENPFPTKVMQAGAAGYLTKGAAPDEMVNAIRVVNSGQRYISPEIAQQMALSQFSPASENPFADLSERELQIMMMITKGQKVTDISEQLNLSPKTVNSYRYRLFAKLDIGGDVELTHLAIRHGMLDTEKL from the coding sequence GTGATTAGTGTTTTCCTTGTAGATGATCACGAGCTGGTTCGCACAGGGATACGACGTATTATTGAAGACGTCCGTGGAATGAACATAGCAGGGGAAGCTGATAGCGGTGAAGAAGCGGTAAAATGGTGTCGTAACAACCATGCTGATGTCGTGTTAATGGATATGAACATGCCGGGCATTGGTGGGTTAGAGGCTACCAAGAAAATTTTACGCGTGAATCCAGACGTAAAAATCATCGTATTAACAGTACATACTGAAAACCCGTTCCCAACAAAAGTCATGCAGGCTGGGGCAGCGGGCTATTTAACAAAAGGTGCCGCTCCAGACGAAATGGTTAACGCTATTCGTGTTGTGAACAGTGGCCAACGTTATATCTCTCCAGAAATAGCGCAGCAAATGGCTTTAAGTCAATTTTCACCTGCTTCTGAAAACCCATTTGCCGATTTGTCTGAACGTGAACTTCAGATCATGATGATGATCACCAAAGGACAAAAAGTTACCGATATTTCTGAGCAGTTGAATCTGAGTCCAAAAACGGTCAACAGTTACCGCTATCGCTTGTTTGCCAAGCTGGATATCGGTGGTGATGTAGAGTTGACTCACTTAGCTATTCGACATGGAATGCTAGACACAGAGAAACTCTAG